In a genomic window of Pseudomonas putida:
- a CDS encoding biotin-dependent carboxyltransferase family protein: protein MIKVLKPGLATSVQDLGREGYYHLGIPPSGALDQYALSAANQLVGNPANSGALECTLLGPELEFQQDALVAVCGAHMTPKVDGVDMHLDTAFEVKAGQVLRFDFPKAGARAYLAVAGGIDVPVVLGSRSTYALGGLGGFQGRRLIAGDELPVGAASGKGRIGASLPMALRQSLGGEITLRVVPGLYYDRLTPAAADSFFAEAWTVGSEADRIGYRFKGGSPLSFQPREQPFGAGSDPSNIVDSCYPIGSIQVPAGLEPIVLHRDAVSGGGYAMIGTVISADLDLIGQMQPNQKARFVAVTLEEALEARRSYKKKLSCLSKLFPS, encoded by the coding sequence ATGATCAAGGTACTCAAACCCGGTCTGGCCACCTCGGTGCAGGACCTTGGCCGCGAAGGCTACTACCACCTGGGCATCCCGCCTTCCGGGGCACTGGACCAGTACGCCCTGAGCGCGGCCAACCAACTGGTGGGCAACCCGGCCAACTCCGGGGCGCTGGAATGCACGCTGCTGGGGCCGGAGCTGGAGTTCCAGCAGGACGCACTGGTAGCCGTGTGCGGCGCGCACATGACGCCCAAGGTCGACGGCGTGGACATGCACCTGGACACCGCGTTCGAGGTGAAAGCCGGACAGGTGCTGCGTTTTGACTTCCCCAAGGCGGGCGCACGGGCCTATCTGGCCGTGGCCGGCGGCATCGACGTGCCGGTGGTGCTCGGCAGTCGGTCTACCTATGCGCTGGGTGGGCTCGGTGGATTCCAGGGCCGTCGCCTTATCGCCGGGGATGAATTGCCGGTTGGCGCCGCCAGCGGCAAGGGTCGTATCGGGGCGAGTTTGCCCATGGCCTTGCGTCAGTCGCTGGGTGGCGAGATCACCCTGCGCGTGGTGCCGGGGCTGTACTACGACCGTTTGACCCCGGCTGCGGCGGACAGCTTTTTCGCCGAAGCATGGACGGTGGGTTCGGAAGCGGATCGCATCGGCTATCGCTTCAAGGGCGGCAGCCCGCTGAGCTTCCAGCCTCGGGAGCAACCCTTCGGTGCCGGGTCCGATCCATCGAACATCGTCGACAGCTGCTACCCGATCGGCTCGATCCAGGTGCCGGCAGGCCTTGAGCCCATCGTGCTGCACCGCGATGCGGTATCCGGTGGCGGCTACGCGATGATCGGCACGGTGATCAGCGCCGACCTCGACCTGATCGGCCAGATGCAACCGAACCAGAAAGCCCGTTTCGTGGCGGTGACCCTCGAAGAAGCGCTGGAAGCGCGACGTTCCTACAAGAAAAAACTCAGCTGCCTGAGCAAGCTGTTCCCTTCCTGA
- a CDS encoding purine-cytosine permease family protein, with protein sequence MAALSQSSQTGQDPANHPVPSNARMGRLSLTMAWWAVCSAMFYIVVGASLALSYGARNALIGMLLSVISYGLVNSILSRFAARSGLSVALFSRLLFGSTGACLATLIFFSTAIYYAVFEGSVIAVALNHLYPELVYPLAALLVVLYSVPMILGSVQHWLDKLNGVLLPVYLGGLLVAVGLSISRYGYQPQWLDFGPATPSAYGWWDCFVAYMGVWILMLFTFDYARFGKPEDAEYHGRWNFGMPFYAVTFLLNGAAGIYLVSSIPHEGALNEVSVVMAILQMMGLWGLLFVWATQTRINTANYYLATLNMQAFFARFGLRASYLVWALAVGVIVYGLMLADVFAYLLKALAYQGIFVVAWVGVALAQIVYGRYDASALERVATFNPVGLTAWFGATALGLALMFAGSGLSSFSAPATVVVAFGLQAGLGYRGRMQVGLAE encoded by the coding sequence ATGGCTGCTTTATCGCAATCGAGTCAAACCGGGCAAGACCCGGCCAACCACCCCGTTCCAAGCAACGCCCGCATGGGCCGACTGTCACTGACCATGGCCTGGTGGGCGGTGTGCAGCGCGATGTTCTACATCGTCGTGGGCGCCTCTTTGGCGTTGTCTTATGGCGCGCGCAATGCGCTGATCGGCATGCTGCTGTCGGTGATCAGCTACGGGCTGGTCAACAGCATCCTCAGTCGCTTTGCAGCACGCAGCGGCCTGTCGGTGGCGCTGTTTTCACGGCTGCTGTTCGGCAGCACCGGTGCTTGCCTGGCGACCCTGATCTTCTTCTCCACGGCGATCTACTACGCGGTGTTCGAAGGCTCGGTGATCGCCGTGGCACTCAATCACCTGTACCCGGAACTGGTGTACCCGCTGGCGGCGTTGCTGGTGGTGCTGTACAGCGTGCCGATGATCCTGGGCAGCGTGCAGCACTGGCTGGACAAGCTCAACGGCGTGCTGCTGCCGGTGTACCTCGGCGGTTTGCTGGTGGCGGTGGGGCTGTCGATCAGCCGTTATGGCTACCAGCCGCAGTGGCTGGATTTCGGCCCGGCAACGCCAAGCGCCTATGGTTGGTGGGACTGCTTCGTGGCGTACATGGGCGTGTGGATCCTGATGCTGTTCACCTTCGACTACGCCCGTTTCGGCAAACCCGAAGATGCCGAGTATCACGGCCGCTGGAACTTCGGCATGCCGTTCTACGCCGTGACCTTCCTGCTCAACGGTGCGGCAGGCATCTACCTGGTCAGCAGCATTCCCCACGAAGGCGCGTTGAACGAAGTGTCGGTGGTCATGGCAATTTTGCAGATGATGGGCCTGTGGGGGCTGCTGTTCGTCTGGGCCACGCAAACCCGGATCAACACCGCGAACTACTACCTGGCGACCCTGAACATGCAGGCGTTCTTTGCCCGCTTCGGCCTGCGCGCCTCGTACCTGGTGTGGGCGCTGGCAGTGGGGGTGATTGTCTACGGGCTGATGCTGGCGGATGTGTTTGCGTACCTGCTCAAGGCGCTGGCCTATCAGGGGATTTTCGTGGTGGCCTGGGTCGGTGTGGCGTTGGCGCAGATTGTCTATGGACGGTATGACGCATCGGCGCTGGAACGGGTAGCGACGTTCAATCCGGTAGGCCTGACGGCCTGGTTCGGAGCCACGGCACTGGGGCTGGCGTTGATGTTTGCCGGTAGTGGTTTGAGCAGCTTCTCCGCGCCGGCCACGGTGGTTGTGGCGTTCGGGTTGCAAGCGGGGTTGGGTTATCGCGGGCGGATGCAGGTGGGCCTGGCGGAATAG
- a CDS encoding M20 aminoacylase family protein, which produces MLNLPALPGIRALEDEMIALRRHIHAHPELSFEEFATADLVAGKLTEWGYEVHRGMGGTGVVGLLRNGQGKKMIGLRADMDALPIIEQTGLPYTSRHEGVMHACGHDGHTAMLLAAAKYLAESGEFDGALVVIFQPAEEGDGGAQRMLDDGLFERFPCDAVFAMHNMPGLPVGKLGFLPGPFMASTDTVTIRIDGVGGHGAMPHKAVDPVLAGSAIVMALQSIVARNVDPLDTAVVTVGAFHAGIAANVIPDHAELQLSVRALKAEVRDELIARITDVAQSQAASFGARATVDVDEAQRFPALFNHPDSTAFARQVAVDWVGEDGLIRDMKPLTGSEDFAVMLERCPGCYLLIGNGDGEGGCMVHNPGYDFNDDCLATGASYWVRLVETFLA; this is translated from the coding sequence ATGCTCAACCTGCCTGCCCTGCCCGGCATTCGCGCGCTCGAAGACGAGATGATCGCCCTGCGCCGGCACATCCACGCCCACCCGGAACTGAGCTTTGAGGAGTTCGCCACCGCCGATCTGGTGGCGGGCAAACTCACCGAGTGGGGCTATGAGGTGCATCGTGGCATGGGCGGCACCGGGGTGGTCGGGCTGCTGCGCAACGGTCAGGGCAAGAAGATGATCGGCCTGCGTGCCGACATGGACGCCCTGCCGATCATCGAGCAGACCGGCCTGCCCTATACCAGTCGTCACGAAGGGGTGATGCACGCCTGCGGTCACGACGGTCATACGGCGATGTTGCTGGCGGCGGCCAAATATCTGGCCGAAAGCGGCGAGTTCGACGGCGCGCTGGTGGTGATTTTCCAGCCTGCCGAAGAAGGCGATGGCGGTGCGCAGCGCATGCTCGATGACGGGTTGTTCGAGCGGTTCCCCTGCGATGCGGTGTTCGCGATGCACAACATGCCGGGGCTGCCGGTAGGCAAGCTGGGCTTTTTGCCGGGGCCGTTCATGGCCTCCACCGACACGGTGACCATTCGCATCGATGGCGTCGGCGGTCACGGCGCCATGCCGCACAAGGCGGTGGATCCGGTGCTGGCGGGATCGGCCATCGTCATGGCGTTGCAGAGCATCGTCGCGCGCAATGTCGACCCGCTCGACACCGCCGTGGTCACCGTCGGCGCGTTCCACGCCGGGATCGCCGCCAATGTGATTCCCGATCACGCCGAGTTGCAGTTGAGCGTGCGCGCGCTCAAGGCCGAAGTGCGTGACGAGCTGATTGCCCGCATCACCGACGTGGCGCAATCCCAGGCGGCGAGTTTCGGCGCCCGTGCCACCGTCGATGTCGATGAAGCCCAACGTTTTCCTGCGCTGTTCAATCACCCCGACAGCACCGCATTCGCCCGGCAGGTGGCAGTGGACTGGGTCGGTGAAGACGGGCTGATTCGCGACATGAAACCGCTGACCGGCAGCGAGGATTTCGCCGTGATGCTTGAGCGTTGCCCCGGCTGCTACCTGCTGATCGGCAATGGTGACGGTGAAGGCGGCTGCATGGTGCATAACCCCGGCTACGACTTCAACGACGACTGCCTGGCGACGGGTGCCAGCTATTGGGTTCGGCTGGTGGAAACCTTCCTGGCCTGA
- a CDS encoding MFS transporter: MSTPASTAMPAATAVRRPIGARAIAAITIGSGLEFYDFSVYSFFATLIGRQFFPVESTLGQLLLSLATFGVGFGMRPIGGLVLGAYADRVGRKPAMMLTLWLMALGSLLFAIAPTYAQIGIAAPVIIVLARLIQGFAIGGEVGASTAMLMEYADDKSRGFYGSWQLFSQGLSFLLGALVALALSSNLSPEALESWGWRLPFALGLLVIPIGVYIRRHLKETADQAAPDSQATSGLRAIFTRYRRTVLTGVLLVIGSTASSYIVLDYMTNYTVTVLHLPMKMGTTAACLGALVQISLSIWAGRLSDRIGRRRTVALGAIPMLLLIYPAFMLMNQYPTLVTLLAVSLVTTLLLVLITVPTLVLVTELFPRAIRATGLSIVYCLGVSVFGGFAQFFATGLIGLTGNNNAPALYVMGCLGLTLVGLAMARETAGKTLD; the protein is encoded by the coding sequence ATGTCCACTCCCGCTTCTACCGCCATGCCGGCTGCCACTGCGGTGCGTCGCCCGATCGGTGCGCGCGCCATCGCCGCCATCACCATCGGCTCCGGCCTAGAGTTCTACGATTTCTCGGTCTATAGCTTTTTCGCCACCCTCATCGGCCGGCAGTTCTTCCCGGTCGAGAGCACGCTGGGGCAGTTGCTGCTGTCGCTGGCGACCTTCGGCGTCGGCTTCGGCATGCGCCCCATCGGCGGGCTGGTGCTGGGCGCCTACGCCGACCGGGTCGGGCGCAAGCCGGCGATGATGCTGACCTTGTGGTTGATGGCCCTGGGTTCGCTGCTGTTCGCCATCGCGCCGACCTATGCGCAAATCGGCATCGCCGCGCCGGTGATCATCGTGTTGGCGCGACTGATACAGGGCTTCGCCATTGGCGGTGAAGTCGGTGCCTCGACCGCAATGCTGATGGAATATGCCGACGATAAAAGTCGCGGCTTCTATGGCAGCTGGCAGTTGTTCAGCCAGGGGCTGAGCTTTCTGCTCGGCGCGCTGGTGGCCCTGGCCCTGAGTTCGAACCTGTCACCCGAAGCGCTGGAAAGCTGGGGTTGGCGGCTGCCGTTCGCGCTGGGGCTGCTGGTGATTCCGATCGGTGTCTACATTCGCCGTCATCTCAAGGAGACCGCCGATCAAGCCGCACCTGACAGTCAGGCAACGTCCGGCCTGCGTGCGATCTTCACGCGCTATCGTCGAACGGTGCTGACCGGCGTGCTGTTGGTGATTGGCAGCACGGCCTCCAGCTACATCGTGCTGGACTACATGACCAACTACACGGTTACGGTGCTGCACCTGCCGATGAAGATGGGCACTACGGCGGCCTGTCTGGGGGCGCTGGTGCAGATCAGTTTGTCGATCTGGGCGGGTCGGCTGAGTGACCGCATCGGTCGTCGCCGCACGGTTGCCCTGGGCGCGATTCCGATGCTGTTGCTGATCTATCCGGCGTTCATGCTGATGAATCAGTACCCCACGCTGGTTACGCTGCTGGCGGTTTCGTTGGTCACTACGCTGTTGCTGGTGTTGATCACCGTGCCGACGCTGGTGCTGGTGACGGAGCTGTTTCCGCGCGCGATCCGGGCCACCGGGTTGTCGATTGTCTATTGCCTGGGGGTGTCGGTGTTTGGCGGTTTTGCGCAGTTTTTTGCGACAGGGTTGATTGGGTTGACGGGGAATAACAATGCGCCGGCGTTGTATGTGATGGGGTGTTTGGGACTGACGCTGGTGGGGTTGGCTATGGCCAGGGAGACGGCTGGCAAGACCCTTGATTGA
- a CDS encoding LysR substrate-binding domain-containing protein has product MKLHQLRALVMIADCGSIRAAARQLDVSQTAVAKALRELEEQLQLPLLVRNASGVVLTQYGQSLLQHARQMLSQLERAQLELAHLSDQAEGHLRLGISPWMGMTLLPEVVTLFRQRMPRVRLEVFEGLMAVTLPRLRDGTMEFAVGLVSSLLPRPEFVCEPICAYRMAVVARHGHPRRDSRSIHELLDQDWVVNYPDASHEGLMTELFWQHGAQIDMQHIHRAHSPQLTLSMIEQTDMLSYFPEPMLTVPIYRERVARLALAESFATDTIGIVTPRNAQLGVAAQCFVDCLFQVIRRRARSARAEDVELFDTLDLLI; this is encoded by the coding sequence ATGAAGCTGCATCAATTGCGCGCGCTGGTGATGATTGCGGACTGCGGCAGTATTCGCGCGGCGGCGCGGCAACTGGACGTCTCGCAGACGGCGGTGGCCAAGGCCCTGCGTGAGCTGGAAGAACAGCTGCAATTGCCGCTGCTGGTACGCAACGCCAGCGGGGTCGTCCTGACCCAATACGGCCAGTCGCTGTTGCAGCATGCGCGACAGATGCTCAGCCAACTGGAGCGTGCGCAACTGGAGTTGGCGCACCTGAGCGATCAGGCCGAAGGGCATTTGCGCCTGGGCATCTCGCCATGGATGGGCATGACCCTGTTGCCCGAAGTCGTCACGCTGTTCCGCCAACGCATGCCCCGTGTGCGCCTGGAAGTCTTCGAAGGCTTGATGGCGGTGACCTTGCCGCGCTTGCGCGACGGCACCATGGAGTTTGCGGTGGGGCTGGTGTCTTCGTTGCTGCCGCGCCCGGAATTCGTCTGCGAACCGATCTGTGCCTACCGCATGGCCGTGGTCGCCCGCCACGGTCATCCCCGCCGTGACAGCCGCTCCATCCACGAACTGCTGGACCAGGACTGGGTGGTCAATTACCCCGATGCCAGCCACGAAGGCCTGATGACCGAGCTGTTCTGGCAACACGGCGCGCAGATCGACATGCAGCACATCCACCGCGCGCATTCGCCGCAGCTGACCTTATCGATGATCGAACAGACCGACATGCTCAGCTACTTCCCGGAGCCGATGCTCACCGTGCCGATCTACCGCGAACGAGTGGCGCGCCTGGCGCTGGCGGAATCCTTCGCCACCGACACCATCGGCATCGTCACCCCGCGCAATGCCCAGTTGGGTGTCGCCGCGCAATGCTTCGTCGATTGCCTGTTCCAGGTCATCCGCCGTCGGGCGCGTTCGGCGCGGGCGGAGGATGTGGAGTTGTTCGATACGCTGGATTTGTTGATTTGA
- a CDS encoding ABC transporter ATP-binding protein/permease produces MQTLRNFWRLAGPFWASEEKYPALLLLVATVVMTLCLVGVNILTNFWNLHFYNALQALDYHGFIVGSVQFILLQIGTAAFTVAAFHFQQKLTLRWRRWSTHNLLGQWLGSQRYQKLKLTETDVDNPDQRIAEDIDLFIVKSLKLTLGLLTSVVSLFSFLHIIWQASSLVSVPLAGDDVVIPGLLVWIAIVYALAGTGLAFWLGRALPRLNFMQQRREADFRFSLMRLRENADSVALYKGEAVENLRFNQRLEAVLENFWALVKKQKLIMGYSTFYLRSATVIPMFIMAPQFFAGAFPLGRLTQISAAFGEVHSAIAYLVEVFPELSAWKSVIDRLIGFQERLDKVEVTSNVVEGHQADGLEIKDLDIWLPSGRRLFDGFNLSLKPGDSLLISAPSGYGKSTFIRTVTGLWPHASGSASYDRGRALTLSQKPYLPLGSLREALWYPMPPDREADSALRLLMQQIGLQHLSEQLDREHDWSQTLSVGEQQRLAFVRALLARPAVLFLDESSSALDAANEARCYQLLKQTLPDTILISVGHNASLERFHWQVLELQSEARWLHRRVEQPV; encoded by the coding sequence ATGCAAACACTCCGCAATTTCTGGCGTCTCGCAGGGCCCTTCTGGGCCTCGGAAGAAAAGTACCCGGCGTTGCTGTTGCTGGTGGCCACCGTGGTGATGACCCTGTGCCTGGTGGGGGTCAACATCCTCACCAACTTCTGGAACCTGCACTTCTACAACGCCTTGCAGGCGCTGGATTACCACGGTTTCATCGTCGGCAGCGTGCAGTTCATCCTGCTGCAGATCGGCACCGCCGCCTTCACCGTCGCCGCGTTTCACTTCCAGCAGAAGCTGACGCTGCGCTGGCGTCGCTGGTCCACCCATAACCTGCTCGGACAATGGCTGGGCAGCCAGCGCTACCAGAAGCTCAAGCTGACCGAGACCGACGTCGACAACCCCGACCAGCGGATTGCCGAAGACATCGACCTGTTCATCGTCAAATCGCTGAAGCTGACTTTGGGCTTGTTGACCTCGGTGGTCTCGCTGTTTTCCTTCCTGCATATCATCTGGCAGGCCTCCAGCCTGGTCAGCGTGCCGCTCGCCGGGGACGATGTGGTCATTCCCGGGTTGCTGGTGTGGATCGCTATTGTCTACGCGCTGGCGGGTACGGGGCTGGCGTTCTGGCTGGGGCGCGCGTTGCCACGGCTGAACTTCATGCAGCAGCGGCGCGAAGCGGACTTCCGTTTTTCGCTGATGCGCCTGCGGGAGAACGCCGACTCGGTGGCCCTGTACAAGGGCGAGGCCGTGGAAAACCTGCGCTTCAATCAACGCCTGGAGGCCGTGCTGGAGAACTTCTGGGCCCTGGTGAAAAAGCAGAAGCTGATCATGGGTTACTCGACCTTCTACCTGCGCAGCGCCACGGTTATCCCGATGTTCATCATGGCGCCACAGTTCTTCGCCGGTGCCTTCCCCCTCGGCCGCCTGACCCAGATCAGCGCCGCCTTCGGCGAAGTGCACTCGGCCATCGCCTATCTGGTGGAGGTGTTCCCGGAACTGTCGGCGTGGAAATCGGTGATCGACCGGTTGATCGGTTTCCAGGAACGCCTGGACAAGGTCGAGGTCACGTCGAATGTGGTCGAAGGGCATCAGGCCGACGGCCTGGAAATCAAGGATCTGGACATCTGGCTGCCCAGCGGCCGGCGCCTGTTCGATGGCTTCAACCTGTCACTCAAGCCCGGTGACAGCCTGCTGATCAGCGCACCGTCCGGCTACGGCAAGTCGACTTTCATCCGCACTGTCACCGGGCTCTGGCCCCACGCAAGCGGCTCTGCCAGCTACGACCGCGGGCGTGCCCTGACCCTCTCGCAAAAACCTTACCTGCCACTGGGCAGCCTGCGCGAAGCCCTGTGGTACCCCATGCCCCCGGATCGCGAGGCAGACAGCGCCCTGCGTTTGCTGATGCAGCAAATCGGCCTGCAACACCTGAGCGAACAGCTGGATCGGGAACACGACTGGTCGCAGACCCTGAGCGTCGGCGAACAGCAACGCCTGGCCTTCGTCCGCGCCCTGCTCGCCCGCCCTGCGGTGCTGTTTCTCGACGAGAGCAGTTCAGCGCTGGACGCGGCGAACGAAGCGCGCTGCTATCAATTGCTCAAGCAGACTTTGCCGGACACGATACTGATCAGCGTCGGGCATAACGCTTCGCTGGAGCGTTTTCACTGGCAGGTGCTGGAATTGCAAAGCGAGGCGCGGTGGTTGCATCGCAGGGTTGAGCAGCCGGTTTGA
- a CDS encoding cyclic peptide export ABC transporter produces the protein MNLILYLYRQSARLLALASITGALGGLASAGLVILINRGLADPAQLPELALGFFGLCAGMLLSKLCSELSLLHLTQSAIFQMRIDLSRKLLATPLKRLQGMGKHRLLVILTEDVHTFTAAFEWVPLLFVNAVVTLACFAYLAWLSWSLLAILALFLLVGLVAFHLAERGPLGHLEKVRQQKDVLYQHFRSLIEGSKELQLNNARGEAFVERVIRPGADEFRVRFLRGMAGYSVVANLGTLLFYLNLGVLLFVVPFWLPQSPTVLVNFTVTLLYLVRPISDLMIALPSLRQASIALTRIRQLDAELSAEEKATAPTGNPFASDGPMRLLLNGVCHRYPGEHEDHPFMLGPVDLTLEQGELVFVVGGNGSGKTTLSMLLLGLYAPETGCLVLNGVEVDDDNREQYRQHFAAVFADFHLFEHLLGDDGPDAEHRTAEATRYVKALGLGHKVSIVDDRFSTVDLSTGQRKRLALVSAYLDDKPFYLFDEWAADQDPTFKRVFYMELLPELKARGKTVIVITHDDAYFQQADRVLKVENGRLTQVEAHAAYA, from the coding sequence ATGAACCTGATTCTTTATCTCTACCGCCAATCGGCACGCCTGCTGGCCCTGGCCTCGATCACCGGTGCCCTGGGCGGCCTGGCCAGCGCCGGGCTGGTGATCCTGATCAACCGTGGGTTGGCCGATCCTGCGCAGTTGCCGGAACTGGCCCTGGGCTTTTTCGGGCTGTGCGCCGGCATGTTGCTGAGCAAGTTGTGCTCGGAACTGTCGCTGCTGCACCTGACCCAGAGCGCGATCTTCCAGATGCGCATCGACCTGTCGCGCAAGCTGCTGGCCACGCCACTCAAACGCCTGCAAGGCATGGGCAAACACCGCTTGCTGGTGATCCTCACCGAAGACGTGCACACCTTCACCGCCGCTTTCGAGTGGGTGCCGCTGCTGTTCGTCAATGCCGTGGTGACCCTGGCCTGCTTCGCATATCTGGCGTGGTTGTCGTGGTCGCTGCTGGCGATTCTGGCGTTGTTCCTGCTGGTGGGGTTGGTGGCGTTTCACTTGGCCGAACGCGGGCCGCTGGGCCATCTGGAAAAGGTCCGCCAGCAAAAGGACGTGCTCTACCAGCACTTTCGCAGCCTGATCGAAGGCAGCAAGGAATTGCAGCTCAACAATGCTCGGGGTGAGGCGTTCGTGGAACGGGTCATCCGCCCGGGTGCCGACGAGTTTCGCGTGCGCTTCCTGCGCGGCATGGCCGGGTATTCGGTGGTGGCCAACTTGGGCACGCTGCTGTTCTACCTCAACCTTGGCGTGCTGCTGTTCGTCGTGCCGTTCTGGCTGCCGCAATCGCCCACTGTGCTGGTCAACTTCACCGTGACCTTGCTGTATCTGGTGCGGCCGATTTCCGACCTGATGATCGCCCTCCCCTCGCTGCGCCAGGCCAGCATCGCGCTGACCCGCATTCGCCAGCTGGATGCGGAACTGAGCGCCGAGGAAAAAGCGACGGCCCCGACCGGTAATCCGTTCGCAAGCGACGGGCCGATGCGCCTGTTGCTCAACGGCGTGTGTCACCGCTATCCCGGCGAACACGAGGATCATCCGTTCATGCTCGGGCCCGTGGACCTGACGCTGGAACAGGGTGAACTGGTGTTCGTGGTCGGCGGCAACGGCAGTGGCAAGACTACGCTGTCGATGCTGCTGCTGGGGCTCTACGCCCCGGAAACCGGCTGTCTGGTGCTCAATGGCGTGGAAGTGGACGATGACAACCGCGAGCAATACCGCCAGCATTTCGCGGCGGTGTTTGCCGATTTCCACCTGTTCGAGCATTTGCTGGGCGACGACGGACCGGATGCCGAACATCGCACCGCCGAAGCGACCCGTTACGTGAAAGCCCTGGGGCTGGGGCACAAGGTCAGCATCGTCGACGACCGCTTCTCCACCGTCGACCTGTCCACCGGGCAGCGCAAGCGGCTGGCGCTGGTGTCAGCGTATCTGGACGACAAGCCGTTCTATCTGTTCGACGAATGGGCCGCCGACCAGGACCCGACCTTCAAGCGCGTGTTCTACATGGAGCTGCTTCCGGAGCTCAAGGCCCGGGGCAAGACCGTGATCGTGATCACCCACGATGATGCGTACTTCCAGCAGGCTGATCGGGTGTTGAAAGTCGAAAACGGCCGTTTGACCCAGGTTGAAGCTCACGCGGCGTATGCCTGA
- the fhuF gene encoding siderophore-iron reductase FhuF: MNRLADPAVLQPLLTRFALLYPGVNSAAVVSQWSMNYMSIVMPAAFASVLTCDGAIDFWNGEAVLLHDDHGSPQAVGLIAQPATLAPQDRAAYWSRLIHEHLTPLFATLAAAGGLAPKILWGNMVAIWDGAFTRMDAELSRDGFAEAHQWLEQVIVNNGRLKLRSLQRTVESPAPQIVPQLPLRRHCCLHYQLHAPVEGEPPVLCESCPKLHRLPVAEQVSYLHYIYQGD; this comes from the coding sequence TTGAACCGACTTGCCGACCCTGCGGTACTACAACCCTTGCTGACGCGGTTTGCCCTGCTGTATCCGGGGGTGAACAGCGCGGCCGTGGTTTCGCAGTGGTCGATGAACTACATGAGCATCGTTATGCCAGCGGCGTTCGCCAGCGTCCTTACCTGTGATGGCGCGATCGATTTCTGGAATGGGGAGGCCGTGCTGCTGCACGATGATCACGGTTCGCCCCAGGCCGTCGGGTTGATCGCCCAGCCCGCAACACTGGCGCCGCAAGACCGTGCAGCCTATTGGTCGCGCTTGATCCACGAGCACCTGACCCCGTTGTTTGCCACCCTGGCCGCGGCCGGAGGCCTGGCGCCGAAGATCCTGTGGGGCAACATGGTCGCGATCTGGGATGGCGCCTTCACCCGGATGGACGCCGAACTGTCCCGGGACGGATTTGCCGAGGCCCACCAATGGCTGGAGCAGGTGATCGTGAATAACGGACGGCTGAAATTGCGAAGCCTGCAACGCACGGTCGAATCGCCCGCGCCACAGATTGTCCCCCAGCTACCCTTGCGTCGGCATTGCTGCCTGCATTACCAACTGCACGCGCCGGTCGAAGGCGAACCGCCGGTATTGTGCGAATCCTGCCCCAAGCTGCACCGCCTGCCAGTGGCCGAGCAGGTGAGTTACCTGCATTACATCTACCAGGGCGATTGA